The genomic segment GCGGCTCATCATTTAAATATTGATAGACAATCCCTATAAGTCTGTTCATCAGCAGGCGCATCAGTGAGCACTTCCAACAACAGGGGGTGCTCACTTTTTGTTGCAAGGAGCCAGTCAACACCCTGTTGCATCTGTTCCATATTCGTCGCCCGACGATAAACAACATGATTCTGTTGGCAGATGCCTTCAGCAGTTGTCTGATGTGTTGCAGCCACATACTTATCACGTGCAGCACTCTGTTCCAGACCAGGCAGCATGTCAAAGATACCACCTTTACCATTGTTCATGAGTAGGATGCGCAAGTTTCCACGCAGATTCTGATTCCACAAAGCGTTCTGATCGTAAAAGAAGCTCAGGTCGCCAATGACACAGAACACATTGTCATCCGTCACACACGAGAAACCAGCAACCGTTGACAGCGAACCCTCAATACCATTCACGCCACGATTACAGTAAACAGGCGTCTTAGAATAAGTATTGGCCAAACGAATAGCCATGCTGTTAGCATAATGCACGATGTTCGTTCCACGTTTCTGCTCAAAGTATTTCACGACAGCAGACTGTGAGTAAGAAGGTTCGTAGGCCTCCACCTTCTCACGTATCTGAGACAACAGCACTTCCCATTTCTGAACGAAAGGATGCGGCATCTCCTCTAGATTAGAACGAATCAGATCCGCCACCACCTCAGGATTGCCCTGAACGACATGCGTCAAGTTCATAAACGTATCTGTCACCTCACCCTCACGGTTCACCACCCACGTTTCCTTAGCTTTACGCAGGAAACGCTTCAGTCGCTTACTCACAATAGAGCCACCCATATACAATACAAAGTCGGGCACGTAATCAGCATCGTCACCTATCTGTACGACAGCCTCGTCCATCAGCGCGTTCATGGGTTGTCCAGCAATAAGCATAGGTCGCTTGGCCTGCATGAACATACGACACACGTGCGACATGGTGATATTAGAGGCATCAGCCGGAGTAAAATCAATCTTACGTTCTGCAGGTAGCTCTGTCACTGAGAATGCAAACAAAGGCTCCGTAATAGGCACATTGATATGTACAGGTCCATGTCGTTCAATCAGCGCCTCGTTAATCAGTCGGTTACAATACCAACGTTCCTCCTCATCATGAGGCTCTGGCAGGGAAACAGCCTTACGCACAAAGCGACCAAGCGCATCAGGTTGTGGCAGGGTTTGCCCATCAAGCTGATCTATCCACAGTTGCGGACGATCGGCACTGACCACCACCACAGGCTGATGCTGATAGTATGCCTCAGCCACAGCGGGATAAAGATTCAGCAATGCAGTGCCACTGGTGACACAAACCACCACAGGCTCCTTCAAAGCCTGCGCCATACCCAGCGCATAGAAACCCGCCGAGCGTTCGTCTGTCACAGAATAGCACTGAATATCCGGGCACTCGTTCAGATTATGAACGATGGCAGCATTCCTACTGCCAGGACACACCACTGCATGATGAATGCCATGAGCCACTAACAAGCTCGTCAGTATGTTTACATTCTGCTTATTGCTATACATGAGTATGTTCTTATGTTATTCCGTCAATGATAAGTTAATCTGCCAGCACCCGTCGCATCGTTTCCAGTTTAGCCTCCGTCTCCTGCCATTCCTGTTCCTCAACGCTATCTTTCAGCAGTCCACCGCCAGCATACAACCTATACTGACTGTCTGTTATCTGCATACAGCGCAGAGACACATACAGATGAGTGGCCGACGACATGTTCAGAGGTCCCATAAAACCGCTGTAATACTGGCGAGGCGTATGCTCGTTCTCGAGAATAAACTGATAGGTAGTCTGCTTGGGGAGGCCGCAGACAGCTGGTGTAGGATGCAATTGCAACAAGACATCGCCCACCCCTGCACCCTCCGAGAGGCCAAAAGTAAAGTCACTGCGCAGATGTACCAGATTGGCCGCACGCACTGTGCGAGGACCTTCCTCACGGATATTCGTGGCAAACTGCTCCAGACAGTTCATCAGATAGGTGGCCACATAGCGCTGCTCCTGGATATTCTTCGTGCTCCAGGTAGCGTGCTCACCCTCGCCATTCAGGTCTTCATCCTTCAACTTCATGGTGCCTGCCAGCGCAATGGTACGCCATTGGTTGCCAACGCCCTCAAGCAGTATCTCAGGTGTTGCCGTCAGCCAACAGCCACTCTGTTCCGTACAAACCAACGATATAAACATTCGAGGATAGAGTTGACAGGCCTTGCAAAACAATTCCAAAGGATGGTCTTCACCATCTCGCGGCGTCACAGAGCATCGGCTTAGCACAATCTTCTGAAAACTCTCATCCTTCAGCCGAGCATGAAAACGAGCAAAATCCTCCGCATATGCCGAACGTTCCTCGTAAGTATGCCATTTCCTACCCATAAGTATGGCATTTACCATCTGTAAGTATGGCATTTGCGAGTTACAAATGACATCCTTAGCCTCAGTAACATCCGAGAACGACTTAACGACATCCGGCTTAATCAACAAGAGAGGCTCTTCCGAAGAAACGAAAAAAGGAGCCAACACAAAGCCCGACCGTCCGTTAAGCTCGTTGATAGACGGCAGTTTCAACGGCTCGCCCTCATTCTGTGCCACCAGCGTCACCTGCTTTTCGTGTGGCAATCTATACAGAGCGAATCCTGTCATTTCTGTTTGATGATATAGTTTGTGACACGCACATTAGAAATCAAATCACCTGCAGTATCCTTGATATCCACATTCCAAACGTGGAGTGTGGAGCCTCGATGCAGCATACGGGCATATGCCGTCACAGTGTCACCCTCGACCACAGCCTTTACATGACTTCCGCTCACCTCGATGCCCACGCATGCACAACCAGGACACAGGGCCGACGAACCCACACCAGCCACATTCTCGGCCAATGCCAATGAGGCGCCGCCACTCAGGAAGCCAAAAGGCTGGCGATTACGCTCGTCTACTTTCATACAAGCCATACAAGTATCGTCCTCGGGAGTGGAGATAAACTCCATCCCGAGGGCGGTACTCAGATTTGGCTTTGATTCTATAATCTGTTTTATTCTGTCTACGTTCATTCTTTTTGTTAGATAAACAACGAATATTCCTTCACGTTCCAAGCCAAGGCGCTGGCACCCAGCACATCGCGTTCTGACTCATTCAGATTCGAAGTCAGGAACTTCACCTTACCCTTCACGTTATGGAACACATGCTCCTCAAATGAAGCTTGAGCCGGTTCAATCAACCACTTACCAGCATGAGCAATACCACCAGCTAGAATAATCGCTTCAGGATTCAGAACTGATGCATAGTTGGCCAATCCAACACCCAACATCTCGCCTGTACGACGGAAGGTCTCAATAGCCAGTTCATCACCCTTCTCGCAACATTCAAACACATCCTTAGGTGTTTTAATCACCATTTCGCGCATCAGAGAAGGACGCGAATCTGTTTCCAGCAACTCCTGTGCTGTCATGACAATACCACGAGAGCCTGTGTAAGTCTCCAGACAGCCTGCCATACCACAGCCACACACACGCCCATTAGGAACGATACAGGTATGACCTATCTCGCCAGCGAATCCTTCTGCGCCCAGATACGCCTTGCCATTAGTAAAGATACAGCTTCCCACACCATGTCCCAGGTTGATATACAGGAAGTCCTTCAGGCCATGTGCACTACCAAAGACATATTCGCCCAAGGCTCTCACATGGGCATCATTGCCCAATGCCACAGCCAGACCCAGTCTGTCGCGCAGCATCGCAGCCATAGGAATCTGTCCCTTCCAACTCATATTGGGAGAGTGTTCAATACACCCAGACTTGAAATTACCACTAGGTAAGCTGATGCCTACAGAACGAATGGATTCATATCCACCGTTGGCCTCAACTAATTCTATAATGCGGTCACTCAAAAACGTAATAAAGTCGTTCGCATTAGGAAAGTCAGTAGTAGGAAAACTGTTCTTCGCAATAATGTTACCACGCACATCAACGATGGCATAGACTGTTTCGTCGATACTCGTACCGACACCAACGACTCGGGTTTTTATCACATTTTGTATCATAGATTAAATTCCTAAAGACAGGGCAAAAATAGTAAATAATTTGTTAAAACCAAAGGATTCTTTGATTTTTTTTATTCATTTCAACATTTATTTCTTAATTTTGTGGCCGAAAAAGTGAATTTCAACCAATTTAACAGGACAATTAGATATGAGAAAGCTTTTCGTGAGCATCATTGCCTGCATTGCAGGAACCCTTTCCATGAGTGCCGTAGAGGACAACACCGTGGAGATTGTTTTCAATGGCAATACGGCTTCCGTCACCATTGCAAACAACATCAGTAGCTTTGTGACAAACCTTAGCAACGGCAGCTCGCACGTCAAACTGGTGCAGAGTGAGAGTTTCAATGGCGTTGATGCCAATGCCGACAATGAGGACGGCGAGATTATCTATGTCCTCTCGGGCAACACCAGCGACGGAGAGTTCTTCCTGGAGGGTGCGTTCAAGTGCAGTCTGGAACTCGCAGGCGTATCCATCACCAACCCCAGCGGCCCAGCCATCAATATTCAGAACGGCAAACGCATCTCGGTCAGTGTGAAGAAAGGCACCACCAGC from the Prevotella sp. E15-22 genome contains:
- the menD gene encoding 2-succinyl-5-enolpyruvyl-6-hydroxy-3-cyclohexene-1-carboxylate synthase; amino-acid sequence: MYSNKQNVNILTSLLVAHGIHHAVVCPGSRNAAIVHNLNECPDIQCYSVTDERSAGFYALGMAQALKEPVVVCVTSGTALLNLYPAVAEAYYQHQPVVVVSADRPQLWIDQLDGQTLPQPDALGRFVRKAVSLPEPHDEEERWYCNRLINEALIERHGPVHINVPITEPLFAFSVTELPAERKIDFTPADASNITMSHVCRMFMQAKRPMLIAGQPMNALMDEAVVQIGDDADYVPDFVLYMGGSIVSKRLKRFLRKAKETWVVNREGEVTDTFMNLTHVVQGNPEVVADLIRSNLEEMPHPFVQKWEVLLSQIREKVEAYEPSYSQSAVVKYFEQKRGTNIVHYANSMAIRLANTYSKTPVYCNRGVNGIEGSLSTVAGFSCVTDDNVFCVIGDLSFFYDQNALWNQNLRGNLRILLMNNGKGGIFDMLPGLEQSAARDKYVAATHQTTAEGICQQNHVVYRRATNMEQMQQGVDWLLATKSEHPLLLEVLTDAPADEQTYRDCLSIFK
- a CDS encoding isochorismate synthase gives rise to the protein MTGFALYRLPHEKQVTLVAQNEGEPLKLPSINELNGRSGFVLAPFFVSSEEPLLLIKPDVVKSFSDVTEAKDVICNSQMPYLQMVNAILMGRKWHTYEERSAYAEDFARFHARLKDESFQKIVLSRCSVTPRDGEDHPLELFCKACQLYPRMFISLVCTEQSGCWLTATPEILLEGVGNQWRTIALAGTMKLKDEDLNGEGEHATWSTKNIQEQRYVATYLMNCLEQFATNIREEGPRTVRAANLVHLRSDFTFGLSEGAGVGDVLLQLHPTPAVCGLPKQTTYQFILENEHTPRQYYSGFMGPLNMSSATHLYVSLRCMQITDSQYRLYAGGGLLKDSVEEQEWQETEAKLETMRRVLAD
- a CDS encoding PaaI family thioesterase, which produces MNVDRIKQIIESKPNLSTALGMEFISTPEDDTCMACMKVDERNRQPFGFLSGGASLALAENVAGVGSSALCPGCACVGIEVSGSHVKAVVEGDTVTAYARMLHRGSTLHVWNVDIKDTAGDLISNVRVTNYIIKQK
- a CDS encoding ROK family protein; translated protein: MIKTRVVGVGTSIDETVYAIVDVRGNIIAKNSFPTTDFPNANDFITFLSDRIIELVEANGGYESIRSVGISLPSGNFKSGCIEHSPNMSWKGQIPMAAMLRDRLGLAVALGNDAHVRALGEYVFGSAHGLKDFLYINLGHGVGSCIFTNGKAYLGAEGFAGEIGHTCIVPNGRVCGCGMAGCLETYTGSRGIVMTAQELLETDSRPSLMREMVIKTPKDVFECCEKGDELAIETFRRTGEMLGVGLANYASVLNPEAIILAGGIAHAGKWLIEPAQASFEEHVFHNVKGKVKFLTSNLNESERDVLGASALAWNVKEYSLFI